The DNA sequence ATTACCAAATTCTACACGATTACTCGTTATTACTGATTTAACAACTACCGGATTAATTTACAGGAAAGAGTTTCTCAGACAGGCTCAAGTATTTAAGGATTTTACAATTTTGTTTCCTGAGGTGATTGATTTGGACACCATTTATCGAATGGTAAGTTCGGGAAAAGATTATGACGCTATTTATTACATCGGAATTAGTCAGGACAAGAATGGCAGGTTGGTGGATCCAATGCCACTTGTAAAACAAATTTGTCTTAGGGCGAAAGTACCGGTATTTACAAACGATCCGATTTATAACGGAGTTGGCATTGTTGGTGGCCTTTTCCAAAGTGGTAAAAGGCATGGAGCTAAATCGGTTGATTTGCTTATTAACCTGATGAATAAGACGTCAGTAGATTCAGTCCAACACGTTTATATAGAAGGACAGAGTAGTTTTTTCGATCATAAAATGCTTGATAAGTACAATATCTCAGCAAAAAAACTTCCATTATATGCTGAAATTATCAATCAGAAAACTCTTTTTGACAAAGAAAAACTTGGCGTGTTATTTATCGTTTTGGTATTATTGAGTTTTGTTGTTGTCGTTCTTTCTGTTGTAAACCGAAGGCGCAAAAACAAACAAAAGAGAACCAATAGTCAACTTCGGGAAATAGAATCGCAGAAATTGGAATTAGAAGAAGCGCATGAACAACTTCGCAGGGTAATTTTAGAGTTAGAAAATGCTAACGATCGTCTGCTAGATACAAATGTCAGGTTAATGGAAGCTAAAAAGAAAGCCGAAGAATCGGATAATTTGAAATCAGCTTTCCTAGCCAATGTTTCGCACGAGATACGGACGCCACTGAATTCGATTGTTGGTTTTTCATCGTTGTTAAGTGAACCGGATTTAAGCGACGAGACAAAAAAAACATATATTGATCTGGTCGAATCAAATACCGAATCCCTGTTGGTTTTGATTGATGAAATTATCGACCTGTCAAAAATTGAGGCACAGCAGCTTACAATTAAGAAACTGAATTTCAGCATCGATTCGCTGATGTCTGAATTATTTCAGATCTTCAGTCAAACTCAAAATAACCCAAACGTTGAGCTGAGGATGAAGAAGCTTTCGGACGATAAAGAACTGATTGTTAATTCTGATCGGATTCGGATTAGACAGATATTCATTAATTTACTTTCGAATGCAGCGAAATTTACCAATAATGGCTTTATTGAGTTTGGATACAGGGAAGATGATATTTATGGAATTGTATTGTACGTAAAAGATACAGGAATCGGGATCAGTAAAGAATATCACAAAGCTGTTTTCCATCGTTTCAGGAAACTTAACGAGAACTCGGGAAAAGTATTCAGAGGGACTGGCTTAGGTTTGGCAATTACTCAAAAGTTGGTTGAGTTACTTGGAGGGAAAATCTGGATAGAGTCGAAATTGGGAGAAGGGACCTGTTTTATGTTTACAATCGAGAATTTTGTACTTCAGGATATTGGCCAATAAAAAACCAGCCGGAGCTGGTTGAAATTTATAAAGATTAAAAAAATCCAAGTTCCAGACGAGCTTCTTCGCTCATCATCGATTTATCCCAGGGCGGATCAAATGTTAGTTCCACATCGGCTTCACTAATGCCATCAACAGCAAGAGCGGCCTGCCGCACATCTTCGACCAATATATCGGCAACGGGGCATCCCGGAGCAGTTAAAGTCATGATTATATTTGCCTTATTGGTCTCGTCAATGTCAACATTATAAATCAATCCCAAATCGTAAATGTTCACAGGTATTTCCGGATCATATACGTCTTTTAGTCTTTCAATTATTAAATCAATTCTTGCATCCATCGCTCATTCTCCTTTTTCTGAAATTCTGTTATATGCAACAGCATAGAGTTTAATTTGTTTGATCATCGAAAGCAATCCATTTGACCTTGTTGGCGAAAGATGCTGTTTCAGGCCGATTTCGTCGACAAAGAAAAGTTCGTTGTTCAATATTTCTTCAGGTGTCCGGTTCGATACTACCCGTAATAACAGGGCGACCAATCCCTTTACAATTACAGCGTCACTTTCGCCCCTGAAAACGATTTTCCCGTCAACAAAGTCGGAAACCAACCAGACCCTCGACTGGCAACCTTTGATCAGGAATTGATCCGTTTTGTCTTTCGGATCCAAATCCTTCAGGTCGTTTCCCAATTCGATCAGGTAACTGTATTTATCCATCCAGTCATCGTAGACCGAAAATTCTTCGATAATCTCTTTCTGTATCTCGTTTATTGTCATGGACTAAAGCTTAAAGGATGCAAATGTCGTTATTTTTTAATTTCCTGCAAAAATATATTTGTCGACCTTGTGAATACTTAAGAAAGCTTAACAAATTGGTCAGTTTGCTGACTTGAAGGAACTTAATTTTTTATTTTGGATGAATTCCTTTCAAAACTACTTTTGAATGAGTCTAAATAGTCTAAAATTCTTTTTCACGCCTGATTAATTTGTATTTTTAGGAGATAGTTCAGTAAAAAATAAACAACAATAAAATGATTAATCTATGGAAACATTAGCTGGATCACAAACTGAAAAAAATCTACTAAAAGCCTTTGCAGGAGAATCGCAGGCCCGCAATCGTTACGATTATTTTGCCAAGGTAGCAATGAAAGAGGGATTGGAGCAAATTGCTGCATTATTCGAAGAAACTGCCTTGAACGAACGTTCGCATGCTAAGCAGTTTTTTAAACATCTGGAAGGTCGTCCAGTTGAAATCACGGCCACTTATCCCGCCGGAAAGATTGGCACAACACTCGAAAACCTGAAAGCTGCAGCCGATGGTGAAAACGAAGAATGGACTGAATTGTATCCTGAATTTGCCCGTATTGCCGACGAAGAAGGATTCAAACGGATTGCATTGCTTTTCCGATCGATTGCCAAGGTTGAACAAGCGCATGAGAAGCGTTACCGGAAGTTGTATGAAAACCTCGAAGAAGGTAAAGTTTTTAAACGCGAAGGCAAAGTTGTTTGGAAATGCCGTGTTTGCGGATTCCTGCACGAATCAACCACTCCACCATTGAAATGCCCGGTTTGCGAACATCCTCAGGCTTATTTCGAAATTGAAGCTGAGAATTATTAGTGTGTGTATAGTCTTCTAAATAAAAGAGCTTGATTCAGGATCGAATCAAGCTCTTTTATTTTTGCCGGTGGTGTTAAAACATGGCGATTACCTTTTTCAAGGCTTCAACAAATACATCAATCTCTTCTTTGGTATTGTAAACAGCAAACGAAGCGCGAACCGTTCCCTGAATGTCGAAATGGTCCATCAGCGGATCGGCGCAATGATGACCTGTCCGGACGGCAATTCCAAACTTATCGAGCATGGTTCCCAAATCGAAGAAATGTATGCCTTCAACATTGAACGAAATTACACCCGATTTTAGCGCTTGTATGCCGTAAATCCGCAAACCCGGGATCACAATTAATTTTGATGTGGCATACTCGAGCAATTCATGCTCCCATGAAGCCAGATTTTCAAGGCCAATACTTAGCAAATAATCGATGGCCGCACCAAATGCAATTACATCACTAATGTTTGGTGTTCCGGCCTCAAATTTATAAGGTAACTCGTTGTATGTTGTTCCTGAAAATTTCACTTCCGAAATCATTTCTCCACCGCCCTGGTAAGGTGGCATTTGTTCGAGCAACTCCTTTTTCCCATACAACACACCAACGCCGTTGGGGCCGTACATTTTGTGGGCTGAAAAAGCATAAAAGTCAACATCCAAATCCTGAACGTCGATTTGCCGGTGGGGCGCTGCCTGCGCGCCATCCACAAAAATGCGGATGTCTTTTGTGTGAGCTATTCGAGCAATCGTTGCTACCGGATTAATTGTTCCCAAAACATTCGAAACATGTGCGACAGCAATCAATTTGGTTTTTGGCGTGATTAATTGGTCGAGTTTTTCAATTTGCAAACGTCCGTCATCATCAATCGGGAGCATCACAATTTTGGCGCCTTTTCGGCCAGCCATCAGTTGCCACGGAACAATATTCGAATGGTGTTCCATTTCCGAAACGATAATTTCATCCCCTTCCCGAACAAAGGCTTCACCAAACGAAAAGGCTGCCAGATTGATGCTTTCAGTAGTTCCTTTGGTGAAAATAATTTGTTCACGGCTTTCTGCATTGATCAGGTTTTTCACCTTTTCGCGGGTTTCTTCATAGGCAGCGGTGGCTTTGTCGGCCATGAAATGCGCTCCACGGTGAATGTTTCCGTAGTATTCGGTGTAAGTTTGGTTCAGTGCATCAATAACCTGCTGCGGGCGTTGCGTTGTTGCCGCATTGTCGAAATAAACCAGTTGCCGCTTGTAGATTTTTTGATCCAGAATAGGAAAATCTTCGCGTATTTTTTGAATTTCTATCGTCATTTTCGTTTGTTTTGGGTACTTCATGAAGTGCCGCTAATCCGTTTCAAATATAACAGAATTAAACAAAGGATATTCTTGTCCGGATTTTCTGTTTGATGCAATTGCTTAATCTTCCTATAACTTTTTTGTAAAAATCCTTTCCACAAAAGATTATTGGTTATTTTTATCGTGCTTAAAAATTAAAAGGTCAATTGATATGAGGGGGATTTTATTATTTATTGGAATTCTGGCTACAGGAAGCCTGTTGGCACAAGAAATTTCTAAACCTGAAATGGACAAAATCAGGTCAGGATTTAAAAAGGACGCCTACACCAAGGCGATGCAAAATGCGCTTTCGTCAAACGACATAAGCAAGCTGGCATGGAATCGTGATAATGTGGGAACAACCGACCAGTTATTTACTTACCGGGTCGATGTTTCAGGAAT is a window from the Aquipluma nitroreducens genome containing:
- a CDS encoding sensor histidine kinase, with the translated sequence MVLLLASSVAGISAFPARNGIKNVLLINSYHQGLAWTDSLTIGIVKTFKTHPDYNLFIEYLNSKQFGKSTFEIEKEYFQKKYSGIQLDGLLVTDNDALDFVIQYEKAFFPDVPVVFAGISNPEDYSLDGSRYYGLKESGSNENVVGLIRNLLPNSTRLLVITDLTTTGLIYRKEFLRQAQVFKDFTILFPEVIDLDTIYRMVSSGKDYDAIYYIGISQDKNGRLVDPMPLVKQICLRAKVPVFTNDPIYNGVGIVGGLFQSGKRHGAKSVDLLINLMNKTSVDSVQHVYIEGQSSFFDHKMLDKYNISAKKLPLYAEIINQKTLFDKEKLGVLFIVLVLLSFVVVVLSVVNRRRKNKQKRTNSQLREIESQKLELEEAHEQLRRVILELENANDRLLDTNVRLMEAKKKAEESDNLKSAFLANVSHEIRTPLNSIVGFSSLLSEPDLSDETKKTYIDLVESNTESLLVLIDEIIDLSKIEAQQLTIKKLNFSIDSLMSELFQIFSQTQNNPNVELRMKKLSDDKELIVNSDRIRIRQIFINLLSNAAKFTNNGFIEFGYREDDIYGIVLYVKDTGIGISKEYHKAVFHRFRKLNENSGKVFRGTGLGLAITQKLVELLGGKIWIESKLGEGTCFMFTIENFVLQDIGQ
- a CDS encoding iron-sulfur cluster assembly protein, which translates into the protein MDARIDLIIERLKDVYDPEIPVNIYDLGLIYNVDIDETNKANIIMTLTAPGCPVADILVEDVRQAALAVDGISEADVELTFDPPWDKSMMSEEARLELGFF
- a CDS encoding SufE family protein, whose amino-acid sequence is MTINEIQKEIIEEFSVYDDWMDKYSYLIELGNDLKDLDPKDKTDQFLIKGCQSRVWLVSDFVDGKIVFRGESDAVIVKGLVALLLRVVSNRTPEEILNNELFFVDEIGLKQHLSPTRSNGLLSMIKQIKLYAVAYNRISEKGE
- the rbr gene encoding rubrerythrin, which encodes METLAGSQTEKNLLKAFAGESQARNRYDYFAKVAMKEGLEQIAALFEETALNERSHAKQFFKHLEGRPVEITATYPAGKIGTTLENLKAAADGENEEWTELYPEFARIADEEGFKRIALLFRSIAKVEQAHEKRYRKLYENLEEGKVFKREGKVVWKCRVCGFLHESTTPPLKCPVCEHPQAYFEIEAENY
- a CDS encoding aminotransferase class V-fold PLP-dependent enzyme; translation: MTIEIQKIREDFPILDQKIYKRQLVYFDNAATTQRPQQVIDALNQTYTEYYGNIHRGAHFMADKATAAYEETREKVKNLINAESREQIIFTKGTTESINLAAFSFGEAFVREGDEIIVSEMEHHSNIVPWQLMAGRKGAKIVMLPIDDDGRLQIEKLDQLITPKTKLIAVAHVSNVLGTINPVATIARIAHTKDIRIFVDGAQAAPHRQIDVQDLDVDFYAFSAHKMYGPNGVGVLYGKKELLEQMPPYQGGGEMISEVKFSGTTYNELPYKFEAGTPNISDVIAFGAAIDYLLSIGLENLASWEHELLEYATSKLIVIPGLRIYGIQALKSGVISFNVEGIHFFDLGTMLDKFGIAVRTGHHCADPLMDHFDIQGTVRASFAVYNTKEEIDVFVEALKKVIAMF